From the genome of Dermacentor variabilis isolate Ectoservices unplaced genomic scaffold, ASM5094787v1 scaffold_14, whole genome shotgun sequence, one region includes:
- the LOC142567794 gene encoding uncharacterized protein LOC142567794 → MKYPFNSQNAPDRTHSGVLKGMVEAAQRKEPVCGIKGPSTLVKLQGLDLVWGLPPDYMHCVLEGVTKQITELWLSCTGSSWYIGRHLKLVDARLRSLRPPIIFSRSGRPLSDRAYWKAAEWRSWLLFYCLPCVSSILPRAYVTHFALLTQAVFLLLKDIVIEAEICTAEKLLLAFVQQTAKLYGESAMTFNMHQLLHLSKSARMFGPLWGTSTFPFEDGIGKALQLVTAAKHVPVQIAERCIMHQAYRTASAQVELSSYLLSAKKELEHTYKRCFQTCSWAGTTNL, encoded by the coding sequence ATGAAGTACCCTTTCAACAGCCAGAACGCCCCTGACAGGACTCACAGTGGTGTGCTCAAAGGAATGGTTGAAGCAGCACAGCGTAAGGAACCTGTCTGTGGTATCAAGGGACCATCAACTCTGGTCAAGTTGCAAGGCCTTGATCTTGTTTGGGGGCTTCCACCTGACTATATGCATTGTGTTTTGGAAGGCGTTACCAAGCAGATCACTGAATTGTGGCTGTCGTGTACTGGTTCCTCGTGGTATATAGGCAGGCACTTGAAGCTTGTAGATGCAAGACTACGTTCGCTAAGGCCACCTATAATTTTCTCAAGGTCAGGACGGCCCTTATCAGACCGGGCATATTGGAAGGCGGCTGAATGGCGCTCTTGGCTTTTGTTTTATTGTCTGCCATGTGTGTCCAGCATACTTCCACGAGCCTATGTGACGCATTTTGCACTTCTTACACAAGCAGTCTTTCTTTTGTTGAAAGACATTGTCATAGAAGCTGAAATCTGTACTGCTGAAAAGTTACTGTTAGCATTTGTTCAGCAGACTGCAAAGCTATACGGAGAAAGTGCAATGACATTTAACATGCATCAGTTGTTGCATCTTTCAAAGTCAGCACGGATGTTTGGGCCTCTTTGGGGTACCTCGACATTTCCATTTGAAGATGGCATTGGTAAGGCACTCCAGCTTGTAACAGCTGCTAAGCATGTGCCTGTTCAAATTGCTGAACGGTGCATCATGCACCAGGCCTACCGGACTGCTTCAGCACAAGTAGAACTTTCGTCTTATCTTTTGTCTGCAAAGAAGGAGCTGGAGCACACATATAAGAGATGCTTTCAGACGTGCTCTTGGGCAGGCACGACCAATTTATGA